The window GGTCTTTTCTTTTTAGGGGCTTCTTTTGAAGTTCTTGGCACTCCAGGTCTTTCAGCACCTTGATTTTTTCTCTTTTTACGTGCTCTTGCTGCTTTCATTTTTCTACGACGTTCTTCTTCTTTTTTCTTATCAAGATGACGCTTAATTAGATACGCAATTACTAGCAACAATAGTAGTAATAATCCACCAATTATAGCATAGATCCACCATTGGATTGGTTCTTTTTCTAATTCTAAAGCCTTGTCATTGATTTTTTTCGCTTCATCCGCTGTAATTGTGAAATCTTCTTCAAAATCCCATACGCGGTTCATCTCTTCCGTTTCACCGGCACTTGCTTTGTTTTCTGCATGTAGTTTAACGGTATATGTTCCAGCTTTTAAGGCTTGATTACTCCAGTCAACTGCATAATTAAAGTTTGAGTTTGGCGCCATTTTCAAGCTATTTTGCGTTGCTTCATGTAACACTTCACTTGCACCTTTTTTATAAATCTTTGCATCAACTGACAGATCTCGCATCATTGCCATTTCAGTATTTTGTAAATTAATCAAAACTGCGTTATGCCCATTAAGTGATGCAGGTTTGATTTTATCTTTTGCCATCTTCATATCTGGAGCAACTTTTGTTTCTGTTTCTCTTAATAATAATCCAATCGCATAGGCAAATTTATTCTCAATCTGAACACCCTTTTGGCCTTCAGTTTTTTTATTAGGATCATCTTTTTCAGTAAAGCGAATTCCACCTAAGATAACACCGTCAAATGATTCTTTCGGCATTTTTATTTTAATTTTATAAGTAAAGTCAGATTTTGCTGGTATTTTCACTTCTTTTTCACTAGTTGTAATGTCTGGTATTGGATATTTCAAAGTTGAATCATAAACAATTTCTTTAACATCAATTGGTTCATTTTTTTTATCTTTATTATTTTCTTTAGCTAATTCTAGCGTATTTTCTAAATTCCAGCTGTAATCAATAACACCTTTACTATTTGTAATAGCTGCATTCACACCAACTTCTACTGTGATTTCACGATCTGATGAGTTTGTCATTTGCACTTCTATTTCTTGTTCCTGACCTGGTGTCATTTTCAAATCAAAATAAGATTGCTCTTTATCAATTTGATTATCTGGTCTAATTGCTGAAACTGAAAAACTCATTCCTTGATCTGCTGCTTCAACTTTGATTGGGTGGATACTTGCTACCGTCATCATAAGTACTAAAATTCCGATCAGCCAAATCGATTTAATCTTCTTGTACATGGTTGTTATTACCTCCAATTTATTATTCACTTTCTTTGTAAAACATGGTACAAATTCTACAATACAGTATATACTTTGACTTTTCAATACATCGATTGTTACCCTCTTAACTTTCTAGTATTTTCATGCTATGTTATCAAAATTCTGTCACATTTTCTATGTTCTTATTTATTAGTTAAAAACGGACATCAGAAATTTCCTCTGTCCGTTTTCTTTTTCTTACAAAGTTCTTTATTTATTAATTAAGGTGTAGTTGATAATGTCCATGTTACTTTTGAAACATAAGAAACATTCGCTTGTGGGACTGCATTTGCAGGAACCGTCAATGTTATATCATTAATTTTTGTATTACTATCATACGCTGTTGGCGTTGTAGGATTACTAAATGTTCCTTCATAATTCTTATCAAATACTACAGCTGTTAACGCTGTACCATTTCCTGCTTGTGCAGTTAATAATGGTAAAGCTGCATATGTTCCATTTGTTCCTGGAGATAAAACCAATTCATCTTTAGTATCAAATTTTGCAGGATCATTGATTGCTGCCGGACCATTTTCAGCATCGTTATAAACTTTACGTCCAGTACTAAATGTAAGATAAGCACCTTCTAATTTTTTATCTCCATCTGCCGCACTAGTTTTAAACTCAGAACCTTGAACAGAAACTGTCCATCCAGCCTTTGTTCCACGTACATCTTCGACTGTTAACATATTCGGCATGTAAGCATCAGTAGCTGTAGTTACATTTTTATACTGCATTGTGTTACTTGCATACACAGCTCCACCAGTTTTAATCTTAACTTTACCAAAATCAATAGTTGGTGCAAATGTAATTGCTAACGATCCTGTTGGTTTTAAGTTACCATTACCATCTGGAAGACCATTTTCGCCACCGATTGGCGGTTGTGGTAAAATAATATCTTTATCTTTATCATCTGGTTTTGTTAATCCGCCATCTGGATTTACTGAACCTTCTTCAAACATCACTTTTGAATCTGTTATTACTGGAACTGGATCAGCTGCTAATACTGGTGTTGCCATCACTAAAACCGCACCAAATGTAATCATTGAAACTAAAGTTACTTTAGTTAATTTCATTTATAAAAACTCCTTTTAATGTTATTTTTATTTTATACTTATTCACTAAGAATTAAGGTGCTGTTACAATTGTCCAAGTTAATGCTGTTTTGTATGATCCTGCAGATTTACTTGAAGCCGCTGGAATTGTTAATTTAATATCATCAGTTCGAGTATCTACAGTTGCACCTGCTACCTCTGCTCCATAATTAGCAGACCAAATTCCATATCCACGATTAGCATCTGTTCCCGATGTCTGAAAGATTTCTTCTGAGTTTGCTGCAGTATTACTTAAGTTTAATTCAAATGCTTGAGTTACAGGCATACGTTCAACAATCGATACACCAGAATTTGATTTAACTTCAGGGTTTTTGAAAGTAATTTTTGCATTTTCAACTTCAGAACCAACAACTGGCAGACCTGCTGTATCATAACGTGTCAAAGCTCCACCACTAACAGTTACTTTCCAACCAAAGATATCTCCACGAGTATCATTGACTTGTAAAAAGTTTGGTACATACGTTTCTGTTGCTGTTGTGCTATTTTTAATTTTTGTGTAACGTGCATTAACATCTACCGCTGCTCCATTTAATTCAACTGAACCAAATTCTAAAGTTGGTGCTTGGTTGATTCTTAATAAACCAGTAGTTCCAGCCGGTTCTTCAGGTGTGATTTCATCTGGCAATTCTTTACCTGGATCAACTGGATTAGGAGTATCTCCACCATTGGTAAATTCAACTTTACCATTTGTATCTACTGTATTTGCTGCATGGACTGGTGTTGCTGCTAATACTACTGTTCCTAAAACTGCTACACTAAAAAGGGTTACTTTTGTTAATTTCATTTTATTTATTCCTCCAATTAATTCATTCAATAGTTAGTTGTGTATCAAAGTGAATGAATACTTTTAACTTTCTAAAAGTACTCATCACTTCTTTAATTGTTAAACTTGATTATGGTGTTTCTTCCATTGTCCAAGTAATATCAGCTTTATAAGAACCAGCTGATTTATGTGCGCTTGCTGGAATGAAAAGAGAGATATTCTCATTTTCATAAGCTGCAGCATCTGCTGCTGGAATATGAGTTTGGCTTTCTGGCGCGTATAGAGCCGTCCAAATTCCATATCCTTTAGTAGGTTCAGCCGTACTTATTGTGGCATCAAGCATTGGCATACTTGCACTTCCAGCTGTCACTGTATTCAAATCTAATACAACGTCTGTTGAACTAGGAGTTAGTGCTGCTACCGTCGTATCTACTCCAGACTTAGAAAGAATGGTTGGTTGTTTAAATGTTAATTTAGCACCAACTACTTCTGATCCAGGTATCACTGTTGTTAAATTACCATTTGTATCTTTATCATATTTCATTAAATTACTCGCTTGTGCTGAAACTTTCCAACCAAACTTATTCCCACGAATATCCGTTACTTGTAGGAAATTTGGTGAAAATCTTTGCTCATTACCATCTGTTACATTATATTCAACTGCTTTAGCAAACGATGTTTGATCTGTACCAGAAACAACAACATCTTTAAAAACAACGTTTGGCGCTAAATCAATTCTAAGCACACCTTTAGTTCCAGGATTCGGACCTGGATTTACTGGCGTAATTGGTTTAGGTGTTGGATCAAGTGGATCAACAGGATTGGCATCATCTGATTCATAAACAAAATCAACTCGCCCTTCCGTATGAGCATCATCCCCTGGTGCCACTCCATTAATTGCATATGCTGTTGGAGCTGTTGTTAATAAAAGCGCCCCTAAAGTTACACAGCCGATTAAACTTTTTGTTGTTAATTTCATAATATCCTCCTTTTTAATTACTCAGCTCTAATAAAAATTAAGCAGGAGTATTTGACATTTCCCAAGTAATTACAGATTTGTAATCGCCAGGAGTTTTCTTAGCTCCAGATGGAACGTGTAATTGAATAGTGCTATTTGTTGGAGCAGGATCATTTTGGTTTGTCGCATCAATGTCATAGGCCTCATCCACACCACCGTATAAACTAGTCCAAATATTAATTCCTTGTGTTCCAGAAGCATCTGCTTTAAACATGTCTACTTGAGAAGCTGAATTACCTGCTTGAGGTGTTGCTAAATCTAATTTAATTCCATCAATGTTAGCTTGTCCTGGTGCAATTGTATTCAATGCAGTTGGTACTACTGGTGTAAGAGTAGCATCTGTAGCATCCATCCCAGAAGCTGAAACAACAGTAGCATCTTTAAATGTGATAAATGCGCCTGTCACAGGAACACCTGTACCATCAACACGAACTAAGTCAGTAGCGCTAGCTTTAACAGTCCAACCAAATGCATCTCCGCGAGTATCATTGACTTGTAAATAGTTTGGAATATAACGTTCAGTTGTACCGTCTGCTTTAGTATTTAAACTAAATTGTGCATTAGTAGCTGTATGCGTACCTTTAATTTGGATTTCACCAAATTTCAATGTTGGTGCTTGGTTAATACGTAATTGCCCAATTGTTGAAGCTGGTGGTTGTGGTGTAATAATATTAGGTTCATCCGTTGGATCGACAACCGGACCTGTACCATCATCTAAGATAAATGTTGCTTCTCCATTTGTTGTTGCTTGATCTGAAGCTGGATCTGGATTTCCATCTTTATCTAAACCTGTACCGTTAATTGCAAATGCTGGTGTTGCTGAAACAAATAATGCCCCAATTGTTACGAATCCGATTAAACTTTTTTTAGTTAATTTCATTATATATTCTCCTCTTTTATCTTTTTTTGTGTTATATGTTATCTTTTTTTTAATTATGGTGCGTCAGATAATTGCCAAGTTAGAACTGAATTATAAGGTTTATTCTCAATTTTTTTAGATCCACCAGGCACTTCTAATTTAATTGCTGAATTTTTAGTCATTGCCGTAGCATCGGCTGGAACTTCTCCAAATTCATTTAACCATGTTCCAATACCTTCACCAAGTTTACCAGCTACAAGAACACCTGAAGCATCGCGTTCTTCACCAGCAGCAGAAAGAAGTGTTTGTAGACTATTCGTACCATCTAAAACAAGAGCAGACGCAACCGATGAGTCATTTAACGTCAATGAATCTGGAGTTAAAATTGTTGGTGGAAGTTTAGTTGTATCCCCATCTGCAGATGTTGATTTTGCTGAATGGAAGCTTAATTTTGCACCTATTAACTTTTCGTCTTCTTCAGTTCCCGCTGAAAATTGCGTATTGCTTACTTCTAATTTCCAACCAGCATTAGTACCACGATTATCAACTGTTACAATATTCGTTGGTGAAAATGTACCGTCTGTATTTGCATTGAAGATTGCATCGTAAACTGTACGATTTCCTTCAGTTATCAATGAACCAAAGTTAATGTCTGATAAGGATTCAATGTGTAATTTATATTGTCCGTTTGGTCCGGTATATTCTGTAAATGTTGCATACGCATTTGATTCTGCTGTTTTTTGTTCTGGTACAACTGGTCCTGTTGCTGCGTTAGAAACATTTGCAAGACCTAGAGCAGAACTTGCTGTTACTATAGCAACTAAAGCTACTTTTGTTAATTTCATTTTATTATCCCCCACTTTAATCTGGTGTATCAGCTAATGACCACGTTAATTGTGATACATAGGCTACATTTGTTTTTTTCTTTTGATTTCCTAATATTTTTAAACGAATGGCATCATTTTCAGTTGTTGCAGTTGGGTTAGTTGTTGCATCTGGATTCACTCCAAATTCATTTAACCACGATCCAACACCTGTCCCTGAAGTAGCTGTAATGATTGGTGTATCTATGCTATCCCCATTTAATACAATTCCGCCAGTTGTAAAGCTTGGTGCAACTTTTGTTATTTCTGGAAATAGGCTTGTTTGACTTGAGACCATATCATGGAAACTTAACTCTGAGCCAACTAATACTTTATACTCATCAGTAACGCCTGCTGCTGTAAATTGTGTATTTTGAACAAATAATTTCCAACCTGGTTGTTCGCCTCGAGTATCATTCACAACAATATTCGTAGCTTTATAAGCCCCATTATCATCATTGTAGACAGAATTATAAGTTTTGGTATCTCCTTCAATTTGCTGATGAGATCCAAAACTAATATCTGTTAATGACTCAATTCTTAATGGTGATAAATCTCCACCCGGTCCTGTATTTGAAACAAAAATACCACTAGCATTAGACTCAGCTGCTTTTTGATCTGGACCTACTGGATTAGCTGCCGCTACTAGTTGTGGAGCAATCACAAAACTAGTACTAAATAGTACTGCACTTGCTAACATCACTTTACTTATTTTCACTATTTTTTCCCTCCCCATATTGCTTATAACTACGCAATCTCCAACTTTTTATTTACCAGGTGCATCCAATAATGTCCAAGTTAAAACAGACACATAGCTTGCATTTACAGTTTTAGTTGTACGTCCCGGTACATATAACTCAATAGCTGAATTCTCAGTAGTTTCTGTTGTTGATGCATCTACTTCTGCACCAAAATTATTAGTCCATGTTCCAACACCTGTTCCAGCAGCAGCATTTAAAATTGATACTGGGGCATCTGTACCATCTAAATGAACAGCAGCTGCAATTGTTGGTGCTTCATCTACTGGATAGTTATTTTTAGAAACTGGATATACTTCTTTGAATGTCAAAACAGCATTATCTAATTTATCTGTTGCGTCTGCAGCATTTGTAAATTGAGTATTGCTAAGTTGCAGGGTCCAACCTACATTTGATCCGCGAGAATCATTCACCACAACATTAGGCGTTGTCAATGATCCACTTGTTCCATTAAATACACCTTTGTAAGTGTGATCATCCCCAGAAACCTGTTGATGATTACCAAAAGATATATCTGTTACATTTTCAATACGTAATGGTGATTTTATATCTGGTCCTGGTCCGGTATTTTCTTGGAACGTTGCTGTTCCTTCTGATGACCAAACAGTTCCATTTGAATTAACTTCTTGTGCAGCGGAAGCCGATGTTGTTGCAAAAGCAACACCGCTAATTAATACTGCACCTAACAAAGATAATTTTGTTAATTTCATTTAAAATTCCTCCTTTTACTTATTTTATTTAGGACTTGCAATAAGTGTCCATGTCACACTTGTTTTATAGGTTTCAGTAACTTTCCCTGTGATACCTGGTACAAATAATGATACAGCTTTATCAGCAGTTCCATTAGCAACACTTGATGGATCAGCAAAATCACGTTGACCAAATAATGTATGCCAGCTTCCCATTCCTTGACCAGCAACTGCTGTAGCAATTGTTGACGCCTCTGCTCCTGATGGATCTAAGGTAATTTTTTGAGCGAATGCAGTTGGTGTAGTTGAACCATCTGTTACCAGATTTTTTGAGTTAAATCCAAGATCAGCGAAACTCAAGGCTGCATTTGTTAGGATTTTACCAGAATCTGTTTTAAATTGACCATTTTGTGTCGCTGTCAATTCCCACCCAGTATTTGTTCCACGCCCATCATTAATTTCAACATAATTAGGACGGACAACTGGTGTAATAGCCCCTGTTGCTGGGTTTTTGATGCTTCCCTTAGCTAAATTTGCATAGTAAGTTGCATCGTTACCAGAAATTTCGACTGTTGGAAATTTCAAATCTGTTGCATAAACAACTGTCAAATCACCTGGAATACCAGGTTTTTCTACGTCAGGAATATACGGTGGATCAACGTCTGGATCCGTGTCTGGATCTACTTCTGGATCTGTTGGTTCAGTAATCGTTGTTTTCTTTTTAAAAGTTAAATCACCTTGCGACGTATCAGCTGTTCCATCTGCAGCTAAGGCAAGAGGTGCTGCTAATAAGCTTGAAAAAGTTAACGCTCCAACTAAAACTAGTTTTGTTAATTTCATGTTATTTAATCTCCTTTAAATAAAATACCTATTAATCTGGTGTATTTCCTAGTTCCCAAGTTAAGCTTGTTTTGTAGGTACCTTCTGTTTTCGCAGAATTCCATGGCACCATCAATTCAATACTTTCTACACCTTCAGCATTGTTATCACCAAAACGTGTTCTCCAAGTCCCCATTCCTTGATTCGCTTTTGCATCAACAATCAATTGATTGTCTCCGCTTGGCGTTAGAACTGTTTCAGTTGAAATTGGCGCATAAATAACATCAGATGTATTGCTTGATTTTGCAATACCATTTTTAAATGTTAACGTTGTATTTGTTAAAGTTGCTGCACCAGATTTAAATGCATCATTTTGTTTAACTTTTAAGCTCCAACCTGCTAGAGAACCACGATCATCTGTAACCTGCACGTAATTGGGTACTTCTTCTTCTACACCATCACTTGTTGTTACTTTCGTTAATTTTGCTTGATATACCATATCTTTATTAGCAATTTGATGCTTTCCAAATTTAATATTAGAAATATAGTCAATGGTTAATTCTCCAACATTTCCAGTTGGTGGATCAATTGGTACTACTGGTTCTGGTTTAATTGGATGAACCGGTGGTGTTGTTCCCGTTTTTTTTGTGTACTCTAACTCTGCATCACTTGTTGCTGAATCTGCTGCCGAAGCATTGAGACCATAACTTACTAATCCGCTAACTGAAACAAGTCCAATTAAAGCTAATTTTGTTAATTTCATTTCCAAATTTCCTCCGTTATATTAAACATTTTTACTGATTGATACGTCTTTTTAGCTTCTTTTTCTTTCTTAATGGAACTGCTTGCTTTTTCAATTGAAGTTGCCATTCAACAAACATAGCCATAATTGTTAAAATTACCGTTTCACCAACAATTAATGTAGCTAAGTTAGAAAATACAATCGATGTCCCAACATCAATAAAGCAACCAATCAACAATATAATAATTGATACAAATGAAATCAGGAGAAAGCTACCAAATAATGTCCAAACTATTTCAAATTTTCCTTTTGAATCTAAAATATTCATTCCTATACTAGTCAAACCTAAAATTAAATTTAAGCCAAATATTAGTAATAAGATTCGCGTTACTAATTCACTATTCATCGCTATTCTCCCTCATTCATGGATGTACTCTCTTCACTTTTTACGGTGCGTCGACTAAACTCCATTCAATTTTCCATTTGTATTCTTTAGCTAAAGCATCTCCTGCATGAACATTTAGACGTAAACCATCATCATCATCTGGTTTCCACCCAAACTGAGTAATTCCATCTTGAGCAGTTTTATCACTCACTCT is drawn from Carnobacterium gallinarum DSM 4847 and contains these coding sequences:
- a CDS encoding WxL domain-containing protein, with protein sequence MKLTKVTLVSMITFGAVLVMATPVLAADPVPVITDSKVMFEEGSVNPDGGLTKPDDKDKDIILPQPPIGGENGLPDGNGNLKPTGSLAITFAPTIDFGKVKIKTGGAVYASNTMQYKNVTTATDAYMPNMLTVEDVRGTKAGWTVSVQGSEFKTSAADGDKKLEGAYLTFSTGRKVYNDAENGPAAINDPAKFDTKDELVLSPGTNGTYAALPLLTAQAGNGTALTAVVFDKNYEGTFSNPTTPTAYDSNTKINDITLTVPANAVPQANVSYVSKVTWTLSTTP
- a CDS encoding WxL domain-containing protein; this translates as MKLTKLSLLGAVLISGVAFATTSASAAQEVNSNGTVWSSEGTATFQENTGPGPDIKSPLRIENVTDISFGNHQQVSGDDHTYKGVFNGTSGSLTTPNVVVNDSRGSNVGWTLQLSNTQFTNAADATDKLDNAVLTFKEVYPVSKNNYPVDEAPTIAAAVHLDGTDAPVSILNAAAGTGVGTWTNNFGAEVDASTTETTENSAIELYVPGRTTKTVNASYVSVLTWTLLDAPGK
- a CDS encoding WxL domain-containing protein, with the translated sequence MKLTKKSLIGFVTIGALFVSATPAFAINGTGLDKDGNPDPASDQATTNGEATFILDDGTGPVVDPTDEPNIITPQPPASTIGQLRINQAPTLKFGEIQIKGTHTATNAQFSLNTKADGTTERYIPNYLQVNDTRGDAFGWTVKASATDLVRVDGTGVPVTGAFITFKDATVVSASGMDATDATLTPVVPTALNTIAPGQANIDGIKLDLATPQAGNSASQVDMFKADASGTQGINIWTSLYGGVDEAYDIDATNQNDPAPTNSTIQLHVPSGAKKTPGDYKSVITWEMSNTPA
- a CDS encoding WxL domain-containing protein, which translates into the protein MKLTKVALVAIVTASSALGLANVSNAATGPVVPEQKTAESNAYATFTEYTGPNGQYKLHIESLSDINFGSLITEGNRTVYDAIFNANTDGTFSPTNIVTVDNRGTNAGWKLEVSNTQFSAGTEEDEKLIGAKLSFHSAKSTSADGDTTKLPPTILTPDSLTLNDSSVASALVLDGTNSLQTLLSAAGEERDASGVLVAGKLGEGIGTWLNEFGEVPADATAMTKNSAIKLEVPGGSKKIENKPYNSVLTWQLSDAP
- a CDS encoding WxL domain-containing protein, whose protein sequence is MKISKVMLASAVLFSTSFVIAPQLVAAANPVGPDQKAAESNASGIFVSNTGPGGDLSPLRIESLTDISFGSHQQIEGDTKTYNSVYNDDNGAYKATNIVVNDTRGEQPGWKLFVQNTQFTAAGVTDEYKVLVGSELSFHDMVSSQTSLFPEITKVAPSFTTGGIVLNGDSIDTPIITATSGTGVGSWLNEFGVNPDATTNPTATTENDAIRLKILGNQKKKTNVAYVSQLTWSLADTPD
- a CDS encoding DUF916 and DUF3324 domain-containing protein; translation: MYKKIKSIWLIGILVLMMTVASIHPIKVEAADQGMSFSVSAIRPDNQIDKEQSYFDLKMTPGQEQEIEVQMTNSSDREITVEVGVNAAITNSKGVIDYSWNLENTLELAKENNKDKKNEPIDVKEIVYDSTLKYPIPDITTSEKEVKIPAKSDFTYKIKIKMPKESFDGVILGGIRFTEKDDPNKKTEGQKGVQIENKFAYAIGLLLRETETKVAPDMKMAKDKIKPASLNGHNAVLINLQNTEMAMMRDLSVDAKIYKKGASEVLHEATQNSLKMAPNSNFNYAVDWSNQALKAGTYTVKLHAENKASAGETEEMNRVWDFEEDFTITADEAKKINDKALELEKEPIQWWIYAIIGGLLLLLLLVIAYLIKRHLDKKKEEERRRKMKAARARKKRKNQGAERPGVPRTSKEAPKKKRPSKK
- a CDS encoding WxL domain-containing protein; protein product: MKLTKLALIGLVSVSGLVSYGLNASAADSATSDAELEYTKKTGTTPPVHPIKPEPVVPIDPPTGNVGELTIDYISNIKFGKHQIANKDMVYQAKLTKVTTSDGVEEEVPNYVQVTDDRGSLAGWSLKVKQNDAFKSGAATLTNTTLTFKNGIAKSSNTSDVIYAPISTETVLTPSGDNQLIVDAKANQGMGTWRTRFGDNNAEGVESIELMVPWNSAKTEGTYKTSLTWELGNTPD
- a CDS encoding WxL domain-containing protein, with amino-acid sequence MKLTKVTLFSVAVLGTVVLAATPVHAANTVDTNGKVEFTNGGDTPNPVDPGKELPDEITPEEPAGTTGLLRINQAPTLEFGSVELNGAAVDVNARYTKIKNSTTATETYVPNFLQVNDTRGDIFGWKVTVSGGALTRYDTAGLPVVGSEVENAKITFKNPEVKSNSGVSIVERMPVTQAFELNLSNTAANSEEIFQTSGTDANRGYGIWSANYGAEVAGATVDTRTDDIKLTIPAASSKSAGSYKTALTWTIVTAP
- a CDS encoding WxL domain-containing protein, with translation MKLTKLVLVGALTFSSLLAAPLALAADGTADTSQGDLTFKKKTTITEPTDPEVDPDTDPDVDPPYIPDVEKPGIPGDLTVVYATDLKFPTVEISGNDATYYANLAKGSIKNPATGAITPVVRPNYVEINDGRGTNTGWELTATQNGQFKTDSGKILTNAALSFADLGFNSKNLVTDGSTTPTAFAQKITLDPSGAEASTIATAVAGQGMGSWHTLFGQRDFADPSSVANGTADKAVSLFVPGITGKVTETYKTSVTWTLIASPK
- a CDS encoding WxL domain-containing protein, with product MKLTTKSLIGCVTLGALLLTTAPTAYAINGVAPGDDAHTEGRVDFVYESDDANPVDPLDPTPKPITPVNPGPNPGTKGVLRIDLAPNVVFKDVVVSGTDQTSFAKAVEYNVTDGNEQRFSPNFLQVTDIRGNKFGWKVSAQASNLMKYDKDTNGNLTTVIPGSEVVGAKLTFKQPTILSKSGVDTTVAALTPSSTDVVLDLNTVTAGSASMPMLDATISTAEPTKGYGIWTALYAPESQTHIPAADAAAYENENISLFIPASAHKSAGSYKADITWTMEETP